One genomic region from Sphingobacterium sp. UGAL515B_05 encodes:
- a CDS encoding phage tail tape measure protein, with the protein MASNQLKNEDLVLNIIVNGNSAQSEIGRLSRAMVDNKNKLKAAKSEMQLLERQGQTNSTRYRQLQQDVTRYNQLLDAYRNRLAQVRQSLRLEDQTIGDLEKTLKRLTQLRKQATPGSETYNRLTQQMAAVSSRLAELRGQVQSTGGILASMQNQVKAYFNSWVSGALALGAAISGIKKATEDFAKFDDQLSDVMKTTNLNKEGVKGLNAELEKIETRTKQEDLLGLARISGKLGYTEINDIVEFVRANNQLVVALNEDLGGNVEETVNAVGKLVDIFKLKDTLSTEQAFLKVGSAINELGMASTANEGYIVDFTKRLSGIAPLTGMTIQQVMGLGATLDALGQSEEVSSTALSKLFIKMASNADVYAKYAGLKLNEFKDLLEKDFMSAFIRVMEGVKKNSNGINELAATLGDLGEDGGRTIGVIGKLSENTEMLTQQINLSNRAFADGTSLTQEYNVKNENSAAKLEMARKEVAKYWRELGEKLFPVLTSGINLTTLFIRILGTLVTFIANNIGVISTLTAAVVAYYTAVKIQTQWETIATAVKGALRVATLALSLAYNVLTGNAMRARAAQKLLNVELALNPYGLVAVAVVALTAMMVKMVNSIHDAKEAQKIVNDEMQRAKELSDNLKTSTQELSAAINDSSLTRYAQSKAFVELQKLYPDLLENMSLEEFQAKGAAESLFELNKAREEQEKALLRTNYDQAISEQKRLKEEYTALSEMMRANKNEAMPSRLIRLLNELTVAEERVKEYGKKVADLDKAEFGAKPLIEQLAYYNKIRDAIKRQIDEMEKQDGLIKQMNRGWDNFQSRVNSIRLDSLYAQLKDVGQKINSLTPNKPESVEKEIKTVGDRRAYLEKKLQELKAAFETLNEKDIAGRRKNLAERKRIQAQLDALDMKESTGSGSNNAAEKAARAANKARLRELEVEKKSYQDKLKAEGLFQRDRNSLTADELEKRAKITEDHIKRENDINTEYNHSQREQTNKYEAELDRRAKNERKYRDKLIDKTDPLIQQENEAYEQRLISAGLFEVKRENMTEEQLRAMEVLENNHQVAINKIDAEAIAQRTDLLLKSSKEEITDLKIKHNEELKEVTSLQQAKEILATRLSVQELNKIKTLGQAKKLIRNQQDLEEQAALKRHLDELLEKLQLTLNSGQMDGIKLSDSIISEEEKKVLLAKIREIKEQLADLTGKDLTENLKVDERSKTDLLGMTVEDWEKLFTNLDGSRESLARVYGAVEGLIQVWSQYNSFVAAGENAQLQKDEQANKKKKSNLDQRLKAGTITQEAYNAQVEKLDKDMEHKKSVVAHNQAKRERNVALMTAIVNTASGITKAFPNPWLMALIAAVGALQIGTIIKTPLPAIEGKEEGGYLNVTRSQDGRKFRAKSEPAKRGYVSAPTVIVGESGDEFVANNDAVRNPQVRPILDILDIAQRNGTISSLKINDIIRSTMPGRANGGYVSNSTSTASTTVIQSGSSEEITALIAEGNRINAALHEVLRNGVSVALLGPNGFNAKQAELQRIQNNADL; encoded by the coding sequence AAAAGACCTTGAAGCGGTTAACGCAATTGCGTAAGCAGGCTACCCCGGGCTCGGAAACCTACAACCGGCTGACCCAGCAGATGGCTGCCGTCTCATCGCGTCTGGCGGAACTGCGTGGCCAGGTACAGTCAACGGGCGGCATCTTGGCATCTATGCAGAATCAGGTCAAGGCCTATTTCAATAGCTGGGTATCTGGCGCCCTCGCACTTGGGGCAGCTATTTCAGGAATCAAAAAGGCTACCGAGGACTTTGCCAAGTTCGATGACCAGCTGTCCGATGTGATGAAAACGACCAACCTGAACAAGGAAGGTGTCAAGGGGCTGAATGCAGAGCTTGAAAAGATCGAGACACGGACTAAACAGGAAGATCTGCTCGGTCTAGCGCGTATATCCGGTAAGCTGGGATATACCGAAATCAATGATATCGTTGAATTTGTCAGGGCCAATAATCAGCTGGTCGTGGCGCTGAACGAGGATTTGGGCGGCAACGTGGAAGAGACTGTCAATGCTGTCGGTAAGCTGGTCGATATCTTCAAGCTAAAGGATACCCTGTCAACGGAGCAGGCCTTTTTAAAAGTCGGATCCGCCATCAATGAACTGGGTATGGCTTCGACTGCAAACGAAGGCTACATCGTTGATTTTACCAAACGTTTGTCGGGGATTGCCCCCCTTACGGGTATGACCATCCAGCAGGTTATGGGACTGGGTGCAACCCTCGATGCCCTCGGGCAGTCAGAAGAGGTGTCCAGTACTGCCCTGTCCAAGCTGTTCATCAAGATGGCCAGTAACGCGGACGTGTATGCAAAATACGCGGGGCTTAAGCTCAACGAGTTTAAAGACCTCTTAGAGAAAGACTTTATGTCTGCCTTTATCCGCGTTATGGAAGGCGTCAAAAAGAATTCCAACGGCATCAACGAACTGGCGGCCACCTTGGGAGACCTGGGCGAAGACGGCGGGCGTACCATCGGTGTGATCGGTAAACTGTCCGAGAACACGGAAATGCTGACACAGCAGATCAACCTGTCTAACCGGGCTTTTGCGGACGGTACTTCGCTTACACAGGAATACAACGTAAAAAATGAAAACTCTGCTGCTAAACTGGAAATGGCAAGAAAAGAAGTCGCGAAATACTGGCGTGAACTTGGCGAAAAGCTGTTCCCGGTATTGACTTCCGGTATCAACCTGACCACGCTTTTCATCCGTATATTGGGCACCCTCGTCACGTTCATTGCAAATAACATCGGTGTGATCAGCACATTGACAGCAGCTGTCGTGGCCTACTATACAGCCGTTAAAATTCAGACGCAGTGGGAAACGATAGCCACAGCAGTAAAAGGGGCCTTACGGGTGGCAACACTTGCCCTGTCATTGGCATACAACGTGCTTACCGGAAACGCCATGAGGGCCAGGGCCGCACAAAAACTGCTCAACGTTGAACTGGCGCTGAACCCATACGGGCTTGTTGCTGTTGCTGTCGTGGCATTGACAGCCATGATGGTAAAAATGGTCAATAGTATCCATGATGCTAAAGAAGCCCAAAAAATTGTCAATGACGAAATGCAACGGGCCAAGGAGCTTTCCGATAACCTCAAGACATCGACACAGGAACTTTCGGCCGCAATCAATGATTCGTCTTTGACGCGATATGCGCAGAGCAAAGCTTTTGTCGAGCTCCAAAAACTATATCCGGATCTGCTGGAAAATATGAGCCTAGAAGAGTTTCAGGCCAAAGGTGCTGCCGAATCCCTGTTCGAACTGAACAAAGCACGTGAGGAACAGGAAAAGGCGCTTTTAAGAACCAATTACGATCAGGCGATCAGTGAACAGAAACGCTTAAAAGAAGAGTATACAGCCTTGAGCGAGATGATGCGAGCAAACAAAAATGAGGCAATGCCATCCCGATTGATCCGTTTGCTCAACGAGCTGACCGTCGCAGAGGAACGGGTTAAAGAGTATGGTAAAAAGGTAGCTGATTTGGATAAAGCCGAATTTGGTGCTAAACCACTGATCGAACAATTGGCCTATTACAACAAGATCCGTGACGCAATCAAACGTCAGATCGACGAAATGGAGAAACAGGACGGCCTTATCAAGCAGATGAACCGTGGCTGGGATAACTTTCAGAGCCGCGTCAACAGCATTCGTTTGGACAGCCTATACGCCCAGTTAAAAGATGTTGGCCAAAAAATAAACAGTCTCACGCCAAATAAGCCTGAATCGGTAGAAAAGGAAATCAAAACCGTAGGTGACCGCCGTGCCTATCTGGAAAAAAAGCTACAGGAATTAAAAGCTGCGTTTGAAACCCTGAACGAAAAGGATATCGCCGGAAGGCGAAAGAACCTGGCAGAAAGAAAGCGTATTCAGGCGCAACTGGATGCTTTGGACATGAAAGAATCCACAGGAAGCGGCAGCAATAATGCCGCTGAAAAGGCAGCGCGTGCAGCAAACAAAGCCAGGCTCCGGGAGCTTGAAGTGGAGAAAAAGAGTTATCAAGATAAACTTAAGGCAGAGGGACTATTTCAGCGGGATCGAAATTCGCTTACAGCGGATGAACTAGAAAAGCGTGCGAAGATTACGGAAGATCATATCAAACGGGAAAATGACATCAATACAGAATATAATCATTCCCAAAGGGAACAGACCAATAAATATGAGGCGGAACTCGATCGACGTGCCAAAAATGAACGGAAATACCGGGATAAGCTTATTGATAAAACAGATCCGCTCATCCAACAGGAAAACGAAGCTTACGAGCAAAGACTGATCAGCGCGGGGCTATTCGAGGTCAAACGCGAAAATATGACCGAAGAGCAATTGCGCGCAATGGAAGTACTTGAAAATAACCATCAAGTTGCTATAAACAAGATTGATGCAGAAGCGATTGCCCAAAGAACAGATCTACTGCTAAAATCTTCAAAAGAAGAGATTACAGACCTTAAAATCAAACATAACGAGGAACTTAAAGAAGTAACTTCTTTGCAGCAAGCTAAGGAAATTTTAGCCACTAGGCTATCTGTACAAGAACTAAATAAGATTAAAACCCTCGGACAAGCGAAAAAGCTAATAAGAAATCAACAGGATTTAGAAGAGCAGGCAGCACTGAAACGTCATCTTGACGAATTGCTTGAAAAATTACAATTGACTCTTAACAGTGGTCAGATGGATGGAATAAAACTATCTGACAGTATTATTTCAGAAGAAGAAAAGAAAGTATTGCTCGCAAAAATCCGTGAAATTAAAGAACAGCTAGCGGATCTCACGGGTAAGGATCTGACTGAAAACTTAAAAGTAGACGAACGAAGCAAAACGGATCTTCTTGGAATGACCGTCGAAGACTGGGAGAAACTATTTACAAATTTGGATGGTAGCCGAGAAAGTCTTGCTAGAGTCTACGGTGCTGTTGAGGGCTTGATACAAGTATGGTCTCAATACAATTCTTTTGTTGCAGCAGGTGAAAACGCCCAACTTCAAAAGGATGAACAGGCTAATAAAAAGAAAAAATCAAACCTCGATCAGCGTCTAAAAGCCGGAACTATTACGCAAGAGGCATACAATGCACAGGTTGAGAAGCTTGACAAAGACATGGAACATAAAAAGTCCGTAGTTGCCCACAACCAAGCCAAAAGAGAACGAAATGTCGCTTTAATGACAGCAATTGTAAATACAGCGTCTGGAATCACAAAAGCATTCCCTAATCCGTGGTTAATGGCTTTAATAGCTGCTGTTGGAGCTTTGCAAATTGGTACAATTATAAAAACACCCCTACCAGCGATTGAAGGTAAAGAAGAGGGCGGTTATCTGAACGTAACCCGGTCACAGGATGGCCGTAAATTCCGTGCTAAATCTGAACCTGCCAAACGTGGCTATGTTTCGGCGCCTACCGTGATCGTCGGCGAAAGCGGTGATGAGTTTGTCGCCAATAACGATGCCGTAAGAAATCCACAGGTAAGGCCGATACTTGACATCTTGGATATTGCCCAGCGAAACGGCACGATATCCTCCTTAAAAATTAACGACATCATCCGTTCCACGATGCCGGGGCGTGCCAATGGCGGATATGTTTCCAACTCCACGTCAACAGCATCGACGACGGTAATCCAGTCCGGATCCAGTGAAGAGATCACCGCACTGATCGCAGAAGGGAACCGAATCAATGCAGCCCTTCACGAAGTACTGCGAAATGGTGTATCTGTCGCTTTGCTTGGTCCAAATGGCTTCAATGCAAAGCAGGCCGAACTCCAACGCATTCAGAACAATGCCGATTTATAG
- a CDS encoding site-specific integrase translates to MKTYGPSFLVGVLDHVADLRVHPVYTLKNRAMSVDFKTSENLFKFSISLFYRKDKINPVTKEVSLYLEVYISGRGFRHRPRLPLNLRWHFEKVDKQNKMLLPRLKSDPDVMDYNMIITSEISKVNEIAKVYRLTNRILDEDSLVRELKLFDSFRTLVGYMRTRLKELFTKKLISERTYINQKGTVATVKEFDEFVQFPQINVKWMDNYKAFLKAKGNAHNTIWGRIKDLKALLRVANEEATIFVDEKAIEYPNKPVKSPTTYLNRDEIKRLISLFSRQVLSETETVVLKAFLFQCFTSLRISDVYKANKNWMLSDNIAMFTMQKNINKAPKTIKIPIVPIAKQFINEALNQFFTLPTTQEYNRTLKDLAKMAEIKKKIHSHVGRHTFGYLFMTTVGDIYALKNIMGHSKIATTERYAHIDEEYELEQTLKIQEGFKFVM, encoded by the coding sequence TTGAAGACGTACGGCCCATCTTTTCTAGTGGGGGTTTTAGATCATGTAGCCGATTTACGTGTACACCCTGTGTACACCTTGAAAAATCGTGCTATGAGTGTTGATTTCAAAACCTCTGAAAACTTGTTCAAATTTTCAATCAGTTTGTTTTATCGAAAGGATAAAATAAACCCGGTTACAAAGGAAGTTTCTTTGTACCTCGAAGTCTATATTTCGGGACGTGGATTTAGGCACCGCCCCCGACTACCGTTAAATTTGCGCTGGCATTTTGAAAAGGTCGATAAGCAAAATAAAATGCTTTTGCCGCGATTGAAATCCGATCCGGATGTCATGGACTATAATATGATCATCACTTCGGAAATCAGCAAAGTAAACGAGATAGCAAAAGTATATCGTTTAACCAATCGGATATTGGATGAAGACAGTCTTGTGCGTGAATTAAAACTATTTGATTCTTTTAGAACTTTGGTCGGCTACATGAGAACCCGATTAAAAGAACTATTTACAAAGAAGCTGATTTCTGAACGTACATACATCAATCAGAAGGGTACAGTCGCAACGGTGAAAGAATTCGACGAGTTCGTGCAGTTCCCACAGATCAACGTTAAATGGATGGACAACTATAAAGCATTCCTTAAGGCGAAGGGCAATGCTCACAATACGATTTGGGGACGTATAAAGGACCTGAAAGCGTTGTTAAGAGTAGCGAATGAAGAGGCGACGATATTCGTTGATGAAAAAGCAATCGAATATCCAAACAAACCAGTTAAGAGTCCGACAACTTATTTAAATAGGGATGAGATAAAAAGATTGATAAGTCTATTTAGCCGACAGGTACTTTCCGAGACGGAAACGGTTGTTCTTAAAGCTTTCCTTTTCCAATGCTTTACTAGCTTGCGGATATCGGATGTGTACAAGGCTAACAAGAACTGGATGCTGTCTGATAATATTGCCATGTTTACCATGCAGAAGAACATCAATAAGGCTCCTAAAACCATAAAGATCCCAATTGTGCCAATAGCCAAGCAGTTTATCAACGAAGCATTGAACCAATTCTTTACTTTGCCAACAACGCAGGAATACAATCGCACATTGAAGGATCTTGCCAAGATGGCTGAGATAAAAAAGAAGATACATAGCCACGTCGGCCGACATACTTTTGGTTATTTATTTATGACAACAGTGGGGGATATCTATGCCCTCAAAAACATCATGGGGCATTCTAAAATAGCTACTACCGAGAGATATGCGCATATTGATGAAGAATATGAGCTTGAGCAGACTTTAAAAATTCAGGAGGGATTTAAATTTGTAATGTAA
- a CDS encoding aldo/keto reductase has translation MEKVKLGNSEIQFKPIVFGGNVFGWTIDEKQSFTLLDAFVDMGFSLIDTSNNYSHWVPGHSGSESEMIIGNWICKRDVRDKIQIATKVGGRRIDNSKPNLKKKYIIKSVEDSLKRLQVDTIDLYQSHHDDLTTDIDETLEAYQHLIQTGKIKWIGASNLSPERIRESLNIAEKHSLPAYIAVQPEYNLYDRAKYERQYEQLALDNHLGVISYYSLASGFLSGKYRSIEDIKEAKRKEALKHRFNDRGLHILDTLAEIAHSQQKTMSAVALAWILHRPSITAPIVSATNVQQLEELAKAVEIKLTPEECFLLDKASSY, from the coding sequence ATGGAAAAGGTAAAACTCGGCAATAGCGAAATCCAGTTCAAACCTATTGTATTTGGCGGAAATGTGTTTGGCTGGACAATCGATGAGAAACAGTCCTTCACCTTATTGGATGCTTTTGTAGATATGGGATTCAGTCTGATCGATACGTCCAATAACTATTCCCATTGGGTGCCGGGCCACAGTGGTTCAGAATCCGAAATGATCATCGGCAATTGGATATGCAAGAGAGATGTCCGTGATAAAATCCAAATTGCAACGAAAGTTGGCGGTCGCCGAATTGACAATAGCAAACCCAATTTAAAGAAAAAGTATATCATTAAGTCAGTTGAAGATTCGCTAAAAAGATTGCAAGTCGACACGATCGATCTATACCAATCCCATCATGATGACCTTACTACAGATATAGACGAAACGTTGGAAGCCTACCAGCACTTAATTCAAACAGGGAAAATAAAATGGATAGGCGCCTCAAATTTAAGCCCTGAGCGTATCAGAGAATCGCTAAATATCGCCGAAAAACATAGCTTACCAGCCTACATTGCTGTACAACCCGAATACAACCTCTATGACAGGGCTAAATACGAAAGACAATATGAACAACTTGCACTTGATAATCATTTAGGTGTGATAAGCTATTATTCACTTGCCAGCGGTTTCCTTTCTGGCAAATACCGTTCCATTGAGGATATTAAGGAAGCGAAACGAAAGGAGGCTTTAAAACACCGGTTCAATGATCGTGGCCTACATATTTTAGATACATTGGCTGAAATAGCCCACAGCCAGCAGAAGACAATGTCTGCCGTTGCCTTAGCCTGGATTTTACATAGACCTTCTATTACTGCACCGATTGTGAGCGCCACAAACGTCCAGCAGCTGGAAGAACTTGCCAAGGCTGTGGAAATTAAACTAACTCCGGAAGAGTGTTTTCTATTGGATAAAGCGAGCTCATACTAA
- the coaD gene encoding pantetheine-phosphate adenylyltransferase — protein MKIAVFPGSFDPFTLAHQDLVERAIPLFDKVIIAVGYNANKKGMLDHDERVSTITEVFQGVKEIEVVKYEGLTVDFCQKIGARFILRGLRNTNDFEFENAIAQNNLLLNSEVESYFLMSRSGKAHISSSIVRDVWFNGGDVAAMVPEAVLLLLDKKIK, from the coding sequence ATGAAAATTGCTGTTTTTCCGGGTTCTTTTGACCCTTTTACTTTAGCTCATCAAGACCTGGTTGAAAGAGCAATACCACTGTTTGATAAAGTTATTATTGCAGTTGGGTATAATGCCAATAAAAAAGGAATGCTCGATCACGACGAACGTGTAAGTACCATTACTGAGGTCTTTCAGGGGGTAAAGGAAATAGAGGTAGTGAAGTATGAGGGGCTTACGGTAGATTTCTGTCAAAAAATAGGTGCACGTTTTATTTTACGAGGGCTTAGAAATACTAATGATTTTGAATTTGAAAATGCGATTGCTCAAAATAATCTATTGCTTAATAGTGAGGTAGAAAGCTATTTTTTGATGAGCAGATCTGGAAAAGCTCATATCTCATCTTCTATCGTACGAGATGTTTGGTTTAACGGTGGGGATGTAGCTGCCATGGTGCCTGAAGCTGTCTTATTGCTGTTGGATAAAAAAATAAAGTAA
- a CDS encoding RsmD family RNA methyltransferase: MRIIGGRLGGLRLNPPTNLPVRPTTDIAKEALFNILQNRLDFDVLYCLDLFAGTGNISFELASRDVKHVDAVDLHFKCVQYINDTAVKMKLEQIKARKADVFRFIGSCKDRYDFIFADPPYDIPKLPQLPKLIFEQGLVADKGLLVVEHPSTRQMEEHPNFIETRKYGYSSFSFYANTI, translated from the coding sequence ATGCGAATAATAGGTGGACGTTTAGGTGGTTTAAGGCTCAACCCACCGACCAATTTACCTGTGCGGCCAACCACGGATATTGCAAAGGAAGCTTTGTTTAATATTTTACAGAATCGGCTGGATTTTGATGTGCTTTATTGTCTTGATCTTTTTGCCGGCACTGGAAATATCAGCTTTGAACTAGCGTCTCGGGATGTGAAACATGTAGATGCTGTTGACCTCCATTTTAAGTGCGTACAGTATATCAATGATACTGCAGTCAAGATGAAATTGGAACAGATCAAAGCGAGGAAAGCAGATGTGTTTAGGTTCATTGGCAGTTGCAAAGACCGCTACGATTTTATTTTTGCTGATCCTCCTTATGATATCCCTAAATTGCCACAATTGCCCAAACTAATTTTCGAACAGGGTTTGGTGGCAGATAAGGGACTCCTTGTTGTGGAGCATCCATCGACAAGACAGATGGAGGAGCATCCAAATTTTATAGAGACCAGAAAATACGGTTATTCTTCTTTTTCTTTCTACGCAAATACGATCTAA
- a CDS encoding DUF3822 family protein yields the protein MNYISNQFNIHYLPEYNLLVKAGFQKDVLAVVDKKSVAPILIEYPSEEPILDATRIMSLPFRFVRVVIPHQTFTFVPKEFFQRDEIEQYVQFLGTSDVENTFVYILDNLNLVAIYQFDGLLLNRWKRLFPDAVILPEFAVVLDRAQERVSIRGNVLGLHFGSENTVDFYLFKNGVFQIYNSFEIHNLDDISYYLLNMLAQFNLGDTIHKALLSGEIPNTSYYSRISAYAGDIEVLDLKTKVVLADREIESNLAPYNVLFDSILCE from the coding sequence ATGAATTATATATCGAATCAATTTAATATTCATTATTTACCGGAGTACAATCTTTTGGTCAAAGCTGGCTTTCAGAAAGATGTATTGGCTGTGGTCGATAAGAAGTCGGTCGCTCCGATTTTAATCGAATATCCTTCGGAGGAGCCTATTTTGGATGCCACACGAATCATGAGCCTTCCTTTTCGATTTGTCCGGGTGGTAATTCCACATCAAACCTTTACGTTTGTTCCGAAGGAGTTTTTTCAGCGTGACGAGATCGAACAATATGTACAGTTTTTAGGTACATCAGATGTCGAAAATACCTTTGTATATATTTTAGATAATCTTAACTTAGTGGCTATATATCAGTTTGATGGATTGCTTTTGAATAGATGGAAAAGATTGTTTCCAGATGCTGTCATACTTCCTGAATTTGCGGTGGTTCTAGACCGTGCGCAGGAGCGGGTGTCCATTCGCGGAAATGTTTTAGGACTTCATTTTGGCTCGGAGAATACGGTGGATTTTTACTTGTTTAAAAATGGAGTTTTTCAGATTTACAATAGTTTTGAAATCCACAATCTTGATGATATCAGCTATTACCTTTTGAATATGCTGGCCCAGTTCAATTTGGGAGATACTATCCACAAGGCTCTTCTTTCTGGAGAAATCCCTAATACATCTTATTATAGCCGTATCTCAGCTTATGCTGGAGATATAGAGGTATTGGACCTGAAGACAAAAGTAGTATTGGCTGATCGGGAGATAGAATCGAATCTGGCACCATACAATGTACTATTTGATTCAATATTATGCGAATAA
- a CDS encoding ATP-dependent RecD-like DNA helicase: MFIKNLLIQQFPWKATTEQLQAFELLEEFLLAFDKQSCFVLRGYAGTGKTTLISTLVKVLPSLRKRAVLLAPTGRAAKVITYYSGRKALTIHKKIYRKKSAVSFQLDFTLAENLHEDTLFIVDEASMISNASVNALSGSLLDDLIRYVQSGKNCTLLFVGDTAQLPPVGLLDSPALNPSYLETEYHLCVYPFELTSVVRQSQDSGILYNATKIREEITSAGEDQDNFPFPKFITKGFKNLYRMTGERLIEGINYAYDKYGLENTMIICRSNRSANLYNQNIRNRILFRDEELTGGDYIMVVKNNYFWLQENNMGDGFIANGDMAKVRKVSNIHDQHGYRFADVTLEFVDIDEIEPITCRVILDSLYTDSPNLPYETQKALYEEIALDYADILDKKDRLEAIKKDPYYNALQIKFAFAITCHKAQGGQWPIVFVDQGYINDDMLDLEFLRWLYTGVTRATKELFLVNFNENFYPS, translated from the coding sequence GTGTTCATCAAAAATCTGTTAATACAGCAATTTCCATGGAAGGCCACCACAGAGCAGTTGCAAGCCTTCGAATTATTGGAAGAGTTTTTACTCGCTTTCGACAAGCAATCTTGCTTCGTGCTCAGGGGATACGCAGGTACCGGTAAAACAACCTTGATATCGACGCTGGTCAAAGTGCTCCCTTCCCTACGGAAACGAGCGGTTCTACTGGCCCCTACAGGCAGGGCCGCAAAAGTGATAACGTATTATTCCGGACGTAAAGCGCTTACAATTCATAAGAAGATCTATCGAAAAAAATCGGCAGTTTCTTTCCAGCTTGATTTTACGCTTGCTGAAAATCTTCATGAAGACACCTTGTTTATTGTCGATGAAGCTTCCATGATATCCAATGCATCGGTGAATGCTCTTTCCGGTAGCTTATTGGACGACCTGATCCGTTATGTCCAATCTGGAAAGAACTGTACCCTGCTATTTGTCGGTGACACTGCCCAGTTACCGCCAGTAGGGCTTCTCGACAGTCCAGCATTAAACCCAAGCTATCTAGAGACCGAATATCATCTTTGCGTATACCCTTTTGAGCTCACCTCTGTTGTACGCCAGTCCCAAGATTCGGGTATCTTATACAATGCCACAAAGATACGGGAAGAAATCACGTCCGCTGGGGAAGATCAAGACAATTTTCCTTTCCCTAAATTCATAACAAAAGGATTTAAAAACCTTTACCGGATGACAGGTGAACGGTTAATTGAAGGGATAAACTATGCATACGACAAATATGGACTCGAAAATACGATGATTATATGCCGCTCAAATCGCTCTGCAAACCTGTATAATCAAAATATAAGGAATCGTATTTTATTTCGGGACGAGGAGCTAACTGGCGGAGATTATATCATGGTGGTAAAGAACAACTATTTTTGGCTCCAGGAAAACAATATGGGGGATGGCTTCATTGCTAATGGCGATATGGCCAAAGTCCGTAAGGTAAGCAACATCCATGACCAACACGGCTATCGATTTGCAGATGTCACTCTCGAATTTGTTGATATTGACGAAATAGAACCCATCACCTGTCGTGTCATCCTGGATAGTCTATATACCGACAGCCCCAATTTACCCTACGAAACACAAAAGGCACTTTATGAAGAAATTGCATTGGATTATGCAGATATTCTTGATAAAAAAGATCGTTTGGAAGCTATTAAGAAAGATCCCTATTATAATGCGCTGCAAATTAAATTTGCTTTTGCAATTACCTGCCATAAGGCACAGGGCGGTCAATGGCCAATCGTATTTGTAGATCAAGGGTACATAAACGACGATATGCTCGATCTAGAATTTCTAAGATGGCTGTATACAGGCGTCACCCGTGCCACAAAAGAACTTTTTTTAGTAAATTTTAATGAAAATTTCTATCCATCATAG